A genomic window from Corynebacterium fournieri includes:
- a CDS encoding DEAD/DEAH box helicase translates to MSTLIPVHASEHVLGGVSEYLATAFSLANPETTNALKAFLEDTERGMFHGPYVRTRLPYARAIGWDEILDWMPDWFTPYHHQAEAFRRLRSRDEQGARRPEPTLVITGTGSGKTESFLYPVLDHAARARAEGQRGTKALLLYPMNALANDQADRLAKLITNEPALAGVTAGIFTGEATGSVKKVTKDSLINDRDQIRQDPPDILLTNYKMLDQLLLREDNREIWKRSATSLQYLVLDEFHTYDGAQGTDVALLLRRLGLMLKQHQPEGFAGEFASNPLGRVTPVATSATLGGKNDTQKVLDFAQTIFGETFTPEALVGEKTLTYTEWTDEIAQTFGAHTAALSPDIDQLRGIVDAIASDDSGRDHADVVLDVFRTQLWGVDAGADLKTTIAAYAVHPLTEKLLEQANPAKSLIRREAEGDKSLPEAMFDPIVVRSLGETTTREFVTHLLTAVAQLRALAGKAYGFGGKRLPGVETHLWVREVSRIERAVTPTEDGEVFRFADDGQLGGDDAGVWLPATYCRSCGRAGWMTALEPGTDAVVLNGSEIRRASIEKPELVRPLIDATAEHREAVKNHLELTQLGDEDGQRALMWFHPESSMLSRPEPTEEDLAEGRSVPVLTYTGLNAEEYAREQTCPSCGEADAIRYIGSRVATLLSVGLSNLFGMPSLEQNEKKTLVFADSVQDAAHRAGFVQSRARAFGIRTLMRSVVGDDEVSLAQMPLRILARADEAADPARARFELLPPEVAETTTFTPFWAKDADTAARREATTAALHRLELDAALEFGQRAHLPRSLVSTGTLVPSVQVDDAVLLAAAEEALQHVDEALFEVADAGSPALRLRWLRGLLEQVRDRGGVYSPMLKTYLQHDANSWRLHNRYAKSHGMPSFPKGGAPEFPRSGAALDDKDRGITPLGSPRGRYARWTSKVLGISTHDATNVLTTVFKVLAREGAIQAVSTNSGGTIYALAPESVVVRHEDDAAMVHCGVCRGPLGVDKQTRSLLTGLPCPTPGCLGELETESIEQNYYSRLYTSTTPRAVVAREHTGLIPKEERLALERAFRGTGDEAPNAPNVLVATPTLEMGIDIGDLSTVMLASLPTSVSSYVQRVGRAGRLTGNSLVLAFVQGRGTMLPKLNQPLSVIAGAVTPPAVFLSATEILRRQTTAYLVDTMAFAANGLEVAHAQDVFSSRKRSLVEVLGEEIAAGVDERVDAFLATVAGGHVDAATVEGVREWACGQGTDSLRGELERTRQLWEAEKSELKTRWDTLADRVKELEAKVDPNAGTEDADPELEREKRSTKAAWRRVGRDYNDILLDEFWISSMERYGLLPNFTLLDDSVELAVVVSQLNPSSMQIDPETFELSRGVSSALTELAPGNTFYARGIAAKVDAVELGAGGADVEQWRLCPECSYGEKIEAGVVPRACPECGAGAFADKGQILETVRMRRVSAEVDRARATIDGSHEDRFTMFFHTALSFAVPEVGHGGEWFLSHGFGAKYLRYVNLSWFNLGRGPATKKMLAGKEVDAPLFTVCNYCGHLDSQAGANSKWDHRPWCPKRNAREEESVTVALNRTLQTQGVLLHVPVQLTAGDNATIPSLTAAIKLGFKEVLGGDPDHLNVVTVRVPDATGKTVEALLMHDNVPGGTGYLSQFAEPEDVRKLLERAFIKVRDCDCAADERLACPDCLLPYTLTPHIEVTSRAAAERALRAILSDQDHPAPDLDPLAVQWEWKTEAPKLDHASNLEVRFREMVRDALEARNATVKDIPNSGGVEWHITFASGEEWSMREQVDYGYTRPDFLFQHRGSPLRPVAVYTDGAAFHFSAQHYRFPSDIRKRNSLHFAEKQVLPWNVTDAGLDWFAKEMQFGEAQPAWVSEKAEKRTRAMEGIGNNEIEFLKASPITQLLTYLAEPERSSYALMDKALLNMLSTSVVPSRIPGGARLTFRNEIHLEAAAINNELVPQRLCVNALSPGSITDDNWRDFLRFANIMWLANNTVTVDVGDGERVSGEEPEDVAKQSAVETAVSGLWAEAIEEFEDESEVLAALRTLVHAGAAPTKEIGEEVGSIPTAVSWTELRIALLIEQDASYAGAEAKLREQGWTLLYPDTLSAETIPAALLGKE, encoded by the coding sequence ATGTCTACCCTCATCCCCGTCCACGCATCGGAGCACGTCCTCGGCGGTGTCTCCGAGTATTTGGCCACTGCGTTTTCGCTCGCGAACCCGGAGACGACCAACGCGCTGAAGGCGTTTTTGGAGGACACGGAACGGGGTATGTTCCACGGGCCGTACGTGCGCACGCGGTTGCCGTACGCGCGGGCGATCGGGTGGGACGAGATCCTGGACTGGATGCCCGACTGGTTCACGCCGTACCACCACCAGGCGGAAGCGTTCCGCAGGCTGCGCAGCAGGGATGAGCAGGGGGCGCGGCGTCCGGAGCCGACGCTGGTGATCACGGGTACCGGCTCCGGTAAGACGGAGTCCTTCCTGTACCCGGTGCTGGACCATGCCGCGCGGGCTCGCGCTGAGGGGCAGCGCGGCACCAAGGCGCTGCTGCTGTACCCGATGAACGCGCTGGCGAATGACCAGGCGGACCGTCTGGCCAAGCTGATTACCAACGAGCCTGCGCTCGCCGGTGTCACTGCCGGGATCTTCACGGGTGAGGCGACGGGGAGCGTGAAGAAGGTCACCAAGGATTCGTTGATCAATGACCGTGACCAGATCCGCCAGGACCCGCCGGACATCCTGCTCACCAACTACAAGATGCTGGACCAGCTGTTGCTGCGTGAGGATAACCGGGAGATCTGGAAGCGCTCGGCAACCTCGTTGCAGTACCTGGTGTTGGATGAGTTCCACACCTACGACGGCGCGCAGGGTACGGACGTGGCGTTGCTGCTGCGTCGATTAGGGCTCATGCTCAAGCAGCACCAACCGGAAGGCTTCGCCGGCGAGTTCGCCTCGAACCCGCTGGGGCGGGTCACGCCGGTGGCGACCTCGGCAACGCTCGGCGGCAAGAACGACACGCAGAAGGTGCTCGACTTCGCCCAGACCATCTTCGGCGAGACGTTCACGCCGGAAGCGCTGGTGGGCGAAAAGACGTTGACGTATACGGAGTGGACCGACGAGATCGCGCAGACGTTCGGCGCGCACACCGCTGCCCTCTCCCCCGACATTGATCAGTTGCGCGGCATCGTGGACGCGATTGCCAGCGACGACTCCGGTCGCGACCACGCCGATGTGGTGCTGGACGTGTTCCGCACGCAACTGTGGGGCGTGGACGCCGGCGCGGACCTGAAGACCACCATCGCCGCGTACGCGGTGCACCCGCTGACTGAGAAGCTGCTGGAGCAGGCCAACCCGGCGAAGTCCTTGATCCGGCGTGAGGCCGAGGGTGACAAGTCGCTGCCGGAGGCCATGTTCGACCCGATTGTGGTGCGCAGTCTTGGAGAAACCACCACGCGCGAGTTCGTCACCCACCTGCTCACCGCCGTGGCGCAGCTGCGTGCGCTTGCGGGCAAGGCGTACGGCTTCGGCGGCAAGCGCCTGCCGGGTGTGGAAACGCACTTGTGGGTGCGAGAGGTCTCCCGCATCGAACGTGCCGTGACACCCACCGAGGACGGCGAGGTGTTCCGGTTCGCGGACGACGGCCAGCTCGGCGGCGACGATGCCGGGGTGTGGCTGCCGGCCACGTACTGCCGCTCATGCGGTCGCGCCGGGTGGATGACGGCACTCGAGCCCGGCACGGATGCGGTGGTGCTCAATGGCTCGGAGATTCGCCGCGCGAGCATTGAAAAGCCGGAGCTTGTGCGCCCGCTTATCGACGCCACAGCCGAACACCGCGAAGCAGTAAAAAACCACCTGGAACTGACCCAGCTCGGCGACGAAGACGGCCAGCGCGCCCTGATGTGGTTCCACCCGGAATCCAGCATGCTGTCGCGCCCCGAGCCCACCGAGGAAGACCTCGCCGAGGGCCGCTCCGTGCCGGTGCTCACGTACACGGGGCTCAACGCCGAGGAGTACGCGCGCGAGCAGACGTGCCCGTCGTGCGGCGAGGCGGATGCCATCCGCTACATCGGCTCGCGCGTGGCCACGTTGTTGTCGGTGGGCCTGTCCAACCTGTTCGGCATGCCGTCGCTGGAACAGAACGAGAAGAAGACGCTGGTGTTCGCGGACTCCGTGCAGGACGCGGCGCACCGCGCTGGCTTCGTGCAGTCCAGGGCGCGCGCGTTCGGCATCCGTACGCTCATGCGCAGCGTCGTCGGCGACGACGAGGTGTCGCTTGCCCAGATGCCGCTGCGGATCCTCGCGCGCGCGGATGAGGCCGCGGACCCGGCGCGTGCGCGCTTCGAGTTGCTGCCGCCGGAGGTGGCGGAGACCACCACGTTCACGCCGTTTTGGGCGAAGGACGCTGATACCGCAGCCCGTCGAGAGGCCACCACTGCTGCGCTGCACCGCCTGGAGCTGGATGCGGCGCTCGAGTTCGGGCAGCGTGCGCACCTGCCGCGCTCGCTGGTCTCCACTGGCACGCTGGTGCCGTCGGTGCAGGTGGATGATGCGGTCCTGTTGGCAGCGGCCGAGGAGGCGCTGCAGCATGTGGATGAGGCCCTGTTCGAGGTCGCCGACGCCGGTTCGCCGGCGCTGCGGCTGCGTTGGCTGCGGGGTCTGTTGGAGCAGGTGCGCGACCGCGGTGGCGTGTACTCGCCGATGTTGAAGACCTACCTGCAACACGACGCGAACTCCTGGCGCCTGCACAACCGCTACGCCAAGTCCCACGGCATGCCCAGCTTTCCCAAGGGCGGAGCGCCGGAGTTCCCGCGCTCAGGCGCCGCGTTGGACGACAAGGACCGTGGGATCACTCCCCTGGGCAGCCCGCGCGGTAGGTACGCGCGGTGGACGTCGAAAGTGCTGGGGATCTCCACCCACGACGCCACCAACGTGCTCACCACCGTGTTCAAGGTGCTCGCCCGCGAAGGGGCGATCCAAGCGGTGTCCACCAATTCCGGCGGCACCATCTACGCGCTTGCGCCGGAGAGCGTGGTTGTCCGCCACGAGGACGACGCAGCAATGGTGCACTGTGGGGTGTGCCGGGGACCCCTGGGCGTCGACAAGCAAACCCGCTCCCTGCTCACCGGGCTGCCGTGCCCGACGCCCGGCTGCCTCGGCGAGCTTGAGACGGAAAGCATTGAGCAGAACTACTACTCGCGGCTGTACACCTCCACCACCCCACGCGCGGTGGTGGCGCGCGAGCACACCGGCCTGATCCCCAAGGAGGAGCGGCTGGCGCTCGAGCGGGCGTTCCGCGGTACCGGCGACGAAGCGCCGAACGCGCCGAACGTGCTGGTGGCAACGCCGACGCTGGAGATGGGCATCGACATCGGCGACCTGTCCACCGTCATGCTCGCTTCGCTGCCTACGTCTGTGTCCTCGTACGTGCAGCGCGTGGGCCGCGCCGGGCGCCTGACCGGCAACTCGCTGGTGCTCGCGTTCGTGCAAGGCCGCGGCACGATGCTGCCGAAGCTGAACCAACCGCTGTCCGTGATCGCGGGGGCGGTGACGCCGCCGGCGGTGTTCCTCTCCGCCACCGAGATCCTGCGCAGGCAGACCACCGCGTACCTGGTGGACACCATGGCGTTTGCCGCGAACGGGCTGGAGGTGGCGCACGCGCAAGACGTGTTTAGCAGCCGCAAGCGGTCGCTGGTGGAGGTGCTCGGCGAAGAGATCGCGGCCGGGGTGGATGAGCGCGTGGACGCGTTCTTGGCCACGGTGGCAGGCGGGCACGTCGACGCCGCCACCGTCGAAGGCGTGCGCGAGTGGGCCTGCGGCCAAGGCACGGACTCGCTGCGCGGCGAGCTCGAGCGCACCCGCCAATTATGGGAGGCCGAAAAATCCGAGCTGAAGACACGGTGGGACACACTCGCCGACCGGGTGAAAGAACTCGAGGCCAAGGTGGACCCCAACGCGGGCACCGAGGACGCCGACCCGGAGCTGGAGCGGGAAAAGCGCAGCACCAAAGCGGCATGGCGGCGCGTCGGGCGCGACTACAACGACATCCTGCTCGACGAGTTCTGGATCAGCTCCATGGAGCGCTACGGGCTGCTGCCCAACTTCACGCTGTTGGATGACTCCGTGGAGCTGGCGGTGGTGGTTTCCCAACTCAACCCGTCGTCCATGCAGATCGACCCGGAGACCTTCGAGCTCTCCCGCGGCGTGTCGTCGGCGCTGACGGAACTCGCGCCGGGCAACACGTTCTACGCCCGCGGCATCGCAGCCAAGGTGGACGCCGTTGAGCTCGGCGCGGGTGGTGCGGATGTGGAGCAGTGGCGTCTGTGCCCGGAGTGCTCCTACGGCGAAAAGATCGAGGCCGGTGTTGTACCGCGTGCGTGCCCGGAGTGCGGCGCGGGCGCGTTCGCGGACAAAGGCCAGATCCTGGAAACGGTGCGCATGCGCCGCGTCTCCGCAGAGGTGGACCGTGCGCGCGCAACCATCGACGGCTCACACGAAGACCGCTTCACCATGTTCTTCCACACCGCATTGAGCTTCGCCGTGCCGGAGGTTGGCCATGGCGGGGAATGGTTCCTCTCCCACGGCTTCGGCGCAAAGTATTTGCGGTACGTGAACCTCAGCTGGTTCAACCTGGGCCGCGGCCCCGCTACGAAGAAGATGCTGGCGGGCAAAGAGGTGGACGCTCCCCTGTTCACCGTGTGCAACTACTGCGGCCACCTGGACTCGCAGGCGGGCGCGAACTCCAAGTGGGACCACCGGCCGTGGTGTCCAAAGCGCAACGCCCGCGAGGAAGAATCTGTCACGGTGGCGCTGAACCGCACGCTGCAAACCCAGGGTGTGCTGCTGCACGTGCCGGTGCAGCTGACCGCCGGCGACAACGCCACCATCCCGAGCCTGACTGCCGCGATCAAGCTGGGATTCAAGGAAGTCCTTGGTGGCGACCCGGACCACCTCAACGTGGTTACCGTGCGCGTGCCGGACGCCACCGGCAAGACGGTGGAAGCACTGCTCATGCACGACAATGTTCCGGGCGGCACCGGGTATCTCTCGCAGTTCGCCGAACCTGAAGACGTGCGCAAGCTCCTCGAGCGCGCCTTTATCAAGGTCCGGGACTGCGACTGCGCAGCCGATGAGCGCCTCGCGTGCCCCGACTGCCTGCTGCCGTACACCCTTACCCCGCACATCGAGGTCACCTCCCGCGCCGCCGCCGAGCGCGCGCTGCGTGCCATCCTGAGCGACCAGGATCACCCCGCACCAGACCTGGATCCGCTGGCGGTGCAGTGGGAGTGGAAGACGGAAGCCCCGAAGCTGGACCACGCCTCCAACCTGGAGGTGCGCTTCCGCGAGATGGTGCGTGACGCGCTCGAGGCCCGCAATGCCACGGTCAAGGACATCCCCAACAGTGGCGGTGTGGAGTGGCACATCACGTTCGCCTCCGGCGAGGAGTGGTCCATGCGCGAGCAGGTGGACTACGGCTACACGCGCCCGGACTTCCTGTTCCAGCACCGCGGCAGTCCGCTGCGCCCGGTGGCGGTCTACACCGACGGTGCCGCGTTCCACTTCAGTGCGCAGCACTACCGCTTCCCCAGCGACATACGCAAGCGCAACAGCTTGCACTTCGCCGAGAAACAGGTGTTGCCGTGGAACGTCACCGACGCCGGCCTGGACTGGTTTGCCAAGGAGATGCAATTCGGTGAAGCCCAGCCGGCGTGGGTCAGCGAGAAAGCGGAGAAGCGCACGCGCGCCATGGAGGGCATCGGTAACAACGAGATCGAGTTTTTGAAAGCCTCCCCCATCACGCAGCTGCTGACCTACCTGGCGGAGCCGGAACGGTCCTCGTACGCGCTCATGGATAAAGCCCTGTTGAACATGCTCAGCACCTCCGTGGTGCCCTCGCGTATCCCCGGTGGCGCTCGGTTGACGTTCCGCAACGAGATCCACTTGGAGGCCGCAGCCATCAACAACGAGTTGGTTCCGCAGCGGCTGTGCGTCAACGCGCTTTCGCCCGGTTCCATCACCGACGACAACTGGCGCGACTTCCTGCGCTTTGCCAACATCATGTGGCTGGCAAACAACACCGTCACGGTCGACGTTGGTGACGGGGAAAGGGTCTCCGGTGAGGAACCGGAGGACGTCGCGAAGCAAAGTGCCGTGGAGACCGCGGTGAGTGGGCTGTGGGCCGAGGCGATCGAGGAGTTCGAGGACGAATCCGAGGTGCTGGCGGCGCTGCGCACTCTTGTCCACGCCGGCGCAGCACCCACCAAAGAAATTGGCGAAGAAGTCGGATCCATCCCCACCGCCGTGTCCTGGACCGAGCTGCGCATCGCGCTGTTGATCGAGCAGGACGCCTCCTACGCGGGTGCCGAAGCCAAGCTTCGCGAGCAAGGCTGGACGCTGCTGTACCCCGATACACTCTCGGCTGAGACGATCCCGGCCGCGCTGCTGGGTAAGGAGTAA
- a CDS encoding FRG domain-containing protein — translation MITKILPYNWIDSVQSFIRVIDELEAIYGPELRDPSVSRWSLFRGHNDELYQPEPAIYRDFEGESVFYTNEQLMIQEVIRLMPTEFERLSAFQILAKLQHYGLPTRLLDVTTNPLVALFFACGGSEEVDGEVVVFPNQSVYREDSAQVEWLSRWAINGTWGPTSEGSLMQAVGYDSTKNRSALIEHSEPLEALTQRFTAVRPMHTNERLKAQSGAFLIAGLEIDRRAEQNLFVRPHRGCIGEDTGRDTTLQIHEPRIIVTGESKSRILRQLDRLNINFSTLFPEPQNIIRYVHDGFKNHIFGETNVSRRIDTSAVRENDSN, via the coding sequence TTGATTACAAAAATATTGCCATACAACTGGATTGACAGCGTGCAGAGTTTCATTCGGGTTATCGACGAACTAGAGGCTATCTACGGGCCTGAGTTGCGGGATCCCAGCGTGAGTCGCTGGAGTTTGTTCCGAGGGCACAATGACGAGCTATATCAACCCGAACCTGCAATATATCGGGACTTTGAGGGCGAATCAGTTTTCTATACCAATGAACAGCTGATGATTCAGGAAGTCATACGCCTGATGCCGACGGAGTTCGAACGGCTGAGTGCGTTTCAAATCCTTGCAAAATTGCAGCACTATGGTCTACCCACACGGTTACTGGATGTGACAACGAATCCTTTGGTTGCGCTATTTTTCGCCTGCGGTGGGTCCGAGGAAGTTGATGGGGAAGTGGTAGTTTTCCCGAATCAATCGGTGTACAGGGAGGACTCTGCGCAGGTCGAATGGCTCTCGCGATGGGCCATAAACGGCACCTGGGGTCCAACCTCAGAGGGTTCGCTGATGCAAGCAGTGGGGTATGATTCCACTAAGAATCGAAGCGCTCTCATTGAACATTCGGAACCTCTTGAAGCCTTGACGCAACGCTTCACAGCTGTCAGGCCCATGCACACGAACGAGCGATTAAAAGCGCAGAGCGGTGCCTTCCTAATCGCTGGGCTGGAGATAGACAGGCGCGCAGAACAAAACTTGTTTGTTAGGCCTCATCGTGGTTGCATCGGCGAGGACACTGGGCGAGATACGACATTGCAGATTCATGAACCGCGCATCATTGTGACTGGTGAATCCAAGTCTAGGATATTACGGCAGCTTGACCGACTTAACATCAACTTCTCCACTTTGTTTCCGGAACCGCAAAACATCATCCGTTACGTACATGACGGCTTCAAGAACCACATTTTTGGAGAGACGAACGTTTCCCGACGTATAGATACGAGTGCAGTTAGAGAAAACGACAGCAACTAG